The Tenuifilum sp. 4138str genome has a window encoding:
- a CDS encoding NfeD family protein, translated as MFWIIALIVLGLFLLVVEFFMIPGVTVAGIGGFLIIIYAVYSAYADHGTTAGHLTLLFTAIASIATLVFSLRARTWKRVSLETSISSKAVDDLENEIQVGDEGVTISRLAPMGKASIKGKTVEASTIGELINPNTPIVVVHVETNKIIVKPK; from the coding sequence ATGTTCTGGATTATTGCACTTATCGTTTTAGGTCTGTTTTTGCTGGTGGTGGAATTCTTTATGATTCCCGGTGTTACAGTTGCGGGCATTGGTGGTTTTTTAATCATTATATACGCTGTTTACTCTGCCTACGCCGACCATGGAACCACAGCAGGACATTTAACGCTCCTTTTTACAGCAATTGCATCAATTGCAACTCTTGTTTTTTCGCTAAGGGCTAGAACCTGGAAACGTGTTTCGCTCGAAACTAGCATCAGCTCAAAAGCTGTTGATGATCTAGAGAACGAAATACAGGTGGGCGATGAAGGGGTTACAATCAGCCGTCTTGCGCCAATGGGCAAAGCCTCCATTAAGGGTAAAACCGTCGAGGCCTCAACCATAGGTGAACTTATTAACCCAAACACACCCATTGTTGTAGTACATGTTGAAACCAATAAAATTATTGTCAAACCTAAATAA
- a CDS encoding ATP-dependent Clp protease adaptor ClpS, translating to MAVKEKVQGKGKLLPSAELEYILILHNDDVNTFDFVIDTLVEVCNHDPHQAEQCALITHFKGKCDIKHGEFEMLEGMMNELHRRGLSATIASN from the coding sequence ATGGCAGTTAAGGAAAAGGTTCAAGGTAAAGGAAAACTTCTGCCTTCGGCAGAACTTGAGTACATTTTAATCCTTCACAACGACGATGTTAACACCTTTGATTTTGTAATTGATACGTTGGTTGAGGTTTGTAACCACGATCCTCATCAGGCAGAGCAATGCGCCCTTATTACCCATTTCAAAGGTAAGTGCGATATTAAGCATGGTGAATTTGAAATGCTTGAGGGTATGATGAACGAGTTGCATCGCCGAGGGCTTAGCGCTACCATTGCATCAAACTAA
- a CDS encoding tetratricopeptide repeat protein produces the protein MKLLKIIALLPFFFSSVSSWCQVDSIGVKSGGMQRAMADSLLNAKSYAKAIPKYKELLDQFPRDPEIKYALGVCYLKGTRDVEMALKYLKDASTSDLNTMVYFYLAEALRQSYQFNEAIDYYRRFVVSGGSPDIKLDEVEKLVTVCENGSFLTRYVYSPTVFDRKQASPSNFLNYYSSLLPEGSFTPVPENLRTATDKQMGYTTVMFYPKNIKPGDYLYYSSYGKSTSWGTDIFRIQLLDNGKWSKPENLGDIINSSLNEEYPFIMPDGVTLYFASKGHYGMGGYDIYKSVYNPDKKQWSTPENLGFPVNSTYDDFLFLTGNNDTLACFTSNRLSMPDTLNVFLIRNDINPTRRTPNSYKELLSIARLNPLESKPSVSPKAPSSKVEADKPKAEAAENKKPAKFNSVENDPEYSRVLAKGFAAQKLADSLKIKLEDLRGRFDYVTTAEQRVRLEKQVTKVEDDMLAAQKEADLLFARASQIEQEYLTGKRKPKDESNTSFVADNPDFIYQAQFASTVFRTDEINKLAEAEKLTPQLTRFRNSALERREAYNRCLSANDNNNNACAAEYNQLVAAMKQYSDHFKKYWDKKYQIYSDCIEVARVKSGNRDTEVRKLTTDAQNNFRAAVAILNNLDSTGQVESVFEASLLRNLGLMQLDLAFAKIWRLRLMEQQLLSNVIKLERNIFGQSSLNLAQEEPKPTKTVEEVAVDIPKLKSEPAIKQATPIIAIIDEIPADFGVTDKPYYSDEKPIPIDEPLPSGVIYRIQIGAFSTPQKPSFFKGMVPVYGYKTGNIIRYYIGNLTRYSDAEKVLATVKQKGFKDAFIVAWLNGTRITTQRAQQLEDAVQQIQPSKTDNRLYIVEVGRYKTPLTDSEINTVRNLSQGKELSRKVDSNGDHIYIIGNFNSIDEANRVKENLIASGMLKAVVIDITP, from the coding sequence ATGAAGTTGTTGAAAATTATAGCCTTACTCCCATTTTTCTTTTCATCAGTTTCATCGTGGTGTCAGGTAGATAGCATCGGAGTAAAAAGCGGAGGTATGCAGAGAGCTATGGCTGACTCATTACTAAATGCAAAAAGTTACGCTAAGGCAATCCCTAAATACAAGGAACTACTTGACCAATTTCCCCGCGATCCTGAAATAAAGTATGCATTGGGTGTATGTTACCTTAAAGGGACAAGAGATGTAGAGATGGCGCTGAAATACCTGAAGGATGCATCAACTTCCGATCTCAATACAATGGTTTACTTTTATCTTGCCGAAGCCTTGCGACAGTCGTACCAGTTTAACGAAGCCATTGACTACTACCGCCGATTTGTTGTAAGTGGAGGATCGCCCGACATTAAACTCGATGAAGTTGAAAAACTTGTAACTGTATGTGAGAACGGCTCTTTCCTTACCCGTTACGTTTATAGCCCAACTGTTTTCGACCGAAAACAGGCTAGCCCCAGTAACTTTCTGAACTACTACTCATCGCTATTGCCCGAAGGTTCTTTTACTCCAGTCCCCGAAAACCTTCGCACTGCCACCGACAAGCAAATGGGTTACACCACTGTAATGTTTTACCCCAAGAATATTAAACCCGGCGATTACCTTTACTACTCCAGCTATGGCAAGTCTACATCGTGGGGTACCGATATTTTCCGCATTCAACTACTTGATAACGGGAAGTGGAGCAAGCCCGAGAATTTAGGCGATATTATCAATTCCTCGTTGAACGAGGAGTACCCATTTATTATGCCCGATGGCGTTACCCTTTACTTTGCATCGAAGGGACATTACGGAATGGGTGGCTACGATATTTACAAATCGGTTTATAACCCCGATAAAAAGCAGTGGAGTACCCCTGAGAATTTAGGCTTTCCGGTAAACTCAACGTACGATGATTTTTTATTCCTAACTGGTAACAACGACACACTTGCATGCTTTACCTCGAACCGACTAAGCATGCCCGATACATTAAATGTTTTCCTTATCCGAAACGACATCAACCCTACCCGACGCACTCCAAACAGCTACAAGGAATTGCTCTCAATAGCAAGGCTTAATCCTCTTGAGTCAAAACCTAGTGTCTCACCTAAAGCACCCAGTTCAAAAGTTGAAGCCGATAAACCTAAGGCTGAAGCCGCTGAGAATAAAAAGCCGGCAAAGTTCAACTCCGTAGAAAACGACCCCGAGTATAGTCGTGTTTTAGCCAAAGGCTTTGCTGCACAAAAACTTGCCGATTCGCTTAAAATTAAGTTAGAGGACTTGCGAGGCCGTTTCGATTATGTAACTACAGCCGAGCAGCGAGTTAGGCTTGAAAAGCAGGTAACCAAGGTTGAGGATGATATGCTTGCCGCCCAAAAGGAAGCCGATTTGCTTTTTGCCCGTGCCAGCCAAATTGAACAGGAATACCTTACCGGGAAGCGCAAACCAAAGGACGAAAGCAACACCTCGTTTGTTGCCGATAACCCCGATTTTATCTATCAGGCACAGTTTGCCTCAACCGTTTTCCGCACCGACGAAATCAATAAACTTGCCGAAGCCGAAAAGTTAACACCACAGCTTACCCGTTTCAGAAATTCAGCCCTTGAGAGGAGGGAGGCCTACAATAGATGCCTCTCAGCTAATGACAACAATAACAATGCTTGCGCAGCTGAATATAATCAGCTGGTTGCAGCCATGAAACAATACTCCGACCATTTTAAAAAGTATTGGGATAAAAAATATCAAATTTACTCCGATTGCATTGAAGTGGCCCGTGTAAAAAGCGGTAACCGCGATACCGAAGTTCGAAAGCTAACCACCGATGCCCAAAACAACTTTAGGGCCGCAGTGGCCATTCTTAACAACCTCGATTCAACCGGCCAGGTTGAAAGCGTTTTTGAAGCCTCACTCTTAAGGAACTTAGGGTTAATGCAGCTTGACCTTGCCTTTGCAAAAATTTGGCGATTACGCCTCATGGAACAACAGCTGCTAAGCAATGTCATTAAGCTTGAAAGAAATATTTTTGGCCAATCAAGCCTAAACCTAGCTCAGGAGGAACCCAAACCTACCAAAACCGTGGAAGAGGTTGCAGTAGACATCCCTAAGCTAAAAAGTGAACCGGCCATTAAACAGGCCACACCAATCATTGCCATAATTGACGAAATACCCGCTGACTTTGGCGTTACCGATAAACCCTACTATTCCGACGAAAAGCCAATACCCATTGATGAACCACTTCCCAGTGGGGTAATCTATCGTATTCAGATTGGCGCTTTCAGCACCCCACAAAAACCTTCATTCTTTAAGGGTATGGTTCCTGTTTACGGATATAAAACCGGAAACATCATTCGCTACTACATTGGTAACCTTACCCGCTACTCCGATGCGGAAAAGGTGCTTGCTACAGTTAAGCAAAAGGGCTTCAAAGATGCTTTTATCGTGGCCTGGCTCAACGGGACACGTATTACAACCCAACGCGCTCAGCAACTTGAGGACGCAGTACAGCAGATTCAACCGTCAAAGACTGACAACCGCTTGTACATAGTAGAAGTAGGACGATACAAAACCCCTTTAACCGACTCGGAAATCAATACTGTTCGAAACCTCTCGCAGGGAAAGGAGCTATCCCGTAAGGTTGATTCCAATGGCGATCACATTTACATCATTGGAAATTTTAACAGTATCGATGAGGCCAACCGCGTAAAGGAAAATCTGATTGCAAGCGGAATGCTCAAGGCGGTTGTTATTGATATTACACCATAA
- a CDS encoding HPr-rel-A system PqqD family peptide chaperone has protein sequence MKVNQSIAISENGFIFNPITGDTFTLNDSGFQILTMLKSGKSQDEIKDKLLSEYEVDELVLERYLQDFISDLKRNNLLLEE, from the coding sequence ATGAAAGTAAATCAAAGCATAGCTATAAGCGAGAACGGGTTTATATTCAACCCAATTACAGGAGACACATTCACACTTAACGATTCTGGCTTTCAAATTTTAACAATGCTAAAATCCGGAAAATCGCAAGATGAAATTAAGGATAAGTTGCTTTCAGAGTATGAAGTTGACGAGTTAGTCCTGGAAAGGTATTTACAGGATTTTATTAGCGATTTAAAGCGGAATAATTTACTACTTGAGGAGTAG
- a CDS encoding ATP-grasp domain-containing protein, with protein MERKRITIAITGLNNIDSPGPGMPVIRGIKESTDFDARIVGLAYDHLEPGIYMKEWVDKTYMIPYPSKGKEALFERIKEINAKENIDLIIPNFDAELFSFIKLENQINQLGIKTFLPTLEQFEERHKSSLPEYGKKYGVNVPKSEEAYSMNDLANVLRSYTYPVMVKGKYYDAYKAYSQEQAQAYFSKVSAKWGYPVIVQEFVEGTEVNVITLGDGNGQVISAVAMRKQYITDKGKAWGGVTISDDSMLELTHKIISQTKWRGGMELELIRTADNKLYILEINPRIPAWVYLAVGAGQNLPEALVKLAMGMDVKPYTSYEIGKMFIRYSWDMIVDIDMFSKLVTSGEL; from the coding sequence ATGGAACGTAAAAGAATAACAATAGCCATTACCGGCCTAAATAATATTGATAGTCCGGGGCCTGGTATGCCTGTAATTAGAGGCATAAAAGAGTCAACTGACTTTGATGCCAGAATAGTTGGGTTGGCATACGATCATCTAGAACCCGGAATCTACATGAAGGAATGGGTAGATAAAACCTACATGATTCCATACCCCTCGAAAGGAAAAGAGGCTTTATTTGAAAGAATCAAGGAAATCAATGCTAAAGAAAACATCGATCTGATAATTCCCAACTTTGATGCCGAACTTTTCTCGTTTATTAAGCTTGAAAATCAAATTAATCAGCTTGGTATTAAAACATTTCTTCCTACCCTGGAGCAGTTTGAGGAGCGGCATAAATCAAGCTTGCCAGAGTACGGTAAAAAGTATGGCGTAAATGTTCCAAAAAGCGAAGAGGCTTACAGTATGAATGACCTTGCAAATGTTTTACGTTCATACACTTACCCGGTAATGGTAAAGGGAAAATATTATGATGCCTACAAGGCATACTCTCAGGAACAGGCTCAAGCCTATTTTTCAAAGGTGTCAGCTAAGTGGGGGTATCCTGTAATTGTGCAGGAATTTGTTGAAGGAACCGAAGTGAACGTAATTACCCTTGGCGATGGGAATGGGCAGGTGATTTCAGCAGTTGCCATGCGTAAGCAGTATATTACAGACAAAGGCAAAGCCTGGGGAGGGGTAACCATCTCGGACGATTCAATGCTTGAGCTAACTCATAAAATCATTTCACAAACAAAGTGGAGGGGTGGCATGGAGCTGGAGCTTATTCGTACAGCCGATAACAAGCTATATATCCTTGAAATAAATCCTCGAATTCCGGCTTGGGTTTACCTTGCTGTTGGAGCCGGACAAAATTTACCCGAAGCATTAGTAAAACTTGCCATGGGAATGGATGTTAAGCCCTACACATCTTACGAAATTGGGAAAATGTTTATCCGTTACTCATGGGATATGATAGTAGATATTGACATGTTTTCAAAGCTGGTAACCAGTGGAGAATTGTAA